Proteins encoded by one window of Candidatus Bathyarchaeota archaeon:
- a CDS encoding Hsp70 family protein, whose product DIDLPFIASDTSGPKHLQTTLNRAKLEQLTRPIVQKIREPIMRTLKDTKLEPRDIDKVILIGGQTRMPLVRKFVEDLIGKPAERGVDPMECVAVGASIQGGVLAGEIKDLLLLDVTPLSLGVETLGGVFTRIIERNTTIPTKKSQIFSTAADFQTTVTINVLQGERAMASDNISLGMFNLTGIPPAPRGVPQIEVAFDIDADGILNVSAKDLATGKEQKITITASTKLSEKEKERMMKESDEFAEQDKRRREEAEVRNSADSLIYTAEKTKKDLADKLGKEQIEKIDKSVSELREILSSKDVEKIKIKSEELAKVLQEVGTVIYQQAAAERADQEKAKKEPEKKVVDADYEEVKEDKKE is encoded by the coding sequence TGACATTGACTTACCTTTTATCGCCTCCGACACAAGCGGTCCCAAACACTTGCAAACCACATTAAATAGGGCAAAACTAGAACAACTAACACGCCCCATTGTTCAAAAGATAAGAGAACCAATAATGCGGACCCTCAAAGACACTAAGCTTGAGCCAAGAGACATTGATAAGGTTATTCTGATCGGTGGTCAAACAAGAATGCCTCTTGTGAGGAAGTTTGTAGAGGACCTGATAGGCAAGCCCGCTGAACGAGGAGTTGATCCAATGGAGTGCGTAGCTGTTGGAGCATCTATTCAAGGTGGGGTATTGGCCGGCGAGATAAAGGATTTATTACTCTTAGATGTAACTCCACTTTCACTAGGTGTCGAAACCCTAGGCGGCGTCTTCACACGAATAATAGAAAGAAACACGACAATCCCAACAAAAAAGAGCCAAATCTTCTCAACCGCCGCAGACTTTCAAACAACAGTAACGATAAATGTATTGCAAGGGGAGAGAGCTATGGCATCTGACAACATCTCCCTCGGCATGTTCAACCTTACGGGTATACCTCCAGCACCCAGAGGTGTCCCTCAAATAGAAGTAGCCTTTGACATTGATGCGGATGGTATATTAAACGTCTCTGCAAAGGATTTAGCTACTGGAAAAGAACAGAAAATCACCATCACAGCTTCAACTAAACTCTCTGAAAAAGAGAAAGAACGTATGATGAAGGAATCTGACGAGTTTGCTGAACAGGATAAAAGAAGAAGAGAGGAAGCCGAAGTCCGAAATAGCGCTGACTCATTGATTTATACGGCTGAAAAAACAAAGAAAGATCTGGCTGATAAACTTGGAAAAGAGCAGATAGAGAAAATAGACAAATCGGTCTCTGAACTAAGGGAAATTCTGAGCAGCAAAGATGTTGAGAAGATCAAAATAAAGAGCGAAGAATTGGCAAAAGTCCTGCAAGAAGTCGGAACAGTCATATATCAACAAGCAGCAGCAGAGCGAGCGGACCAAGAAAAGGCAAAGAAGGAACCAGAAAAGAAAGTTGTGGACGCAGACTATGAAGAAGTGAAAGAAGATAAAAAAGAGTAG